A single window of Nicotiana tomentosiformis chromosome 1, ASM39032v3, whole genome shotgun sequence DNA harbors:
- the LOC104085245 gene encoding extensin-1-like, producing the protein MTSLGKLGQWPLLTAALAICLVASTVVADYSYGYTSPSPSYNSKKYYKSPSPSKYDVPTPYYKKPEKPAAHSPSHYYKSPSPSKHDYYKSPSPIKYYKSHLPTKYYKSPAPSKQYYKPPVVVKYYKSPAPAKHYYKSHVPSKHYYKSPSPSKHYYKSPVATKYYKSPTPSKHYYKSLVPSKNYYKSPAPSKYYYKSPSPSKYYYKSPTPSKYYYKAPVATKYYKSPAPTKHYYKSPTTSKYYYKSPSPTKYYKSPTIYNSPSPPKTYEQSPSYYSPPPPTYYKKTPTYASPPQPVKYEQSATYASPPPPTYYKQTPTYASPPPPVKYEQAPTYASPPSPVKYEQTPTYASPPPPVKYEQTSTYASPPPPTYYKQTPTYASPPPPTYYKQTPTYASPPPPVKYEQTSTYASPPPPMHYKQTPTYASPPPPVKYEQILTYASPPPPTYYKQTPIYVSPPPPMKY; encoded by the coding sequence ATGACAAGCTTAGGGAAGTTGGGCCAATGGCCCTTACTAACAGCTGCTTTGGCAATTTGCTTAGTAGCCAGCACTGTTGTTGCTGATTACTCTTATGGCTATACTTCTCCTTCACCTTCTTACAACTCTAAGAAGTACTACAAATCACCATCTCCATCCAAGTATGATGTACCCACTCCTTACTACAAGAAACCTGAGAAACCTGCTGCACATTCTCCATCACACTACTACAAATCTCCATCACCTTCGAAGCACGATTATTACAAGTCGCCGTCACCAATAAAATATTACAAATCGCACTTGCCAACAAAATATTATAAGTCGCCTGCTCCTTCAAAGCAATACTATAAGCCACCCGTTGTAGTGAAATATTACAAGTCACCTGCTCCTGCAAAGCATTACTACAAGTCGCATGTTCCATCAAAACACTACTACAAGTCACCATCTCCTTCAAAGCACTACTATAAGTCACCGGTTGCGACGAAGTATTACAAGTCACCCACTCCTTCAAAGCATTACTACAAGTCACTTGTTCCTTCAAAGAATTACTATAAGTCACCAGCTCCATCAAAGTATTATTACAAGTCACCTTCTCCTTCAAAGTATTACTATAAGTCACCAACTCCTTCAAAATACTATTACAAGGCACCGGTTGCAACCAAGTATTACAAGTCACCTGCTCCCACAAAGCATTATTACAAGTCACCAACTACTTCAAAGTACTACTATAAGTCTCCGTCCCCAACAAAGTACTACAAGTCGCCTACAATTTACAATTCACCATCTCCACCAAAAACCTATGAACAATCGCCATCATATTATTCACCTCCACCACCAACGTACTACAAGAAAACACCCACCTACGCTTCACCTCCACAACCTGTGAAGTACGAGCAATCTGCCACCTATGCTTCACCTCCACCACCAACATACTACAAGCAAACACCCACATATGCTTCACCTCCACCACCTGTGAAGTACGAGCAAGCACCCACCTACGCTTCACCTCCATCACCTGTGAAGTACGAGCAAACACCCACCTACGCTTCACCTCCACCACCTGTGAAGTACGAACAAACATCCACCTACGCTTCACCTCCACCACCAACGTACTACAAGCAAACACCCACCTATGCTTCACCTCCACCACCAACATACTACAAGCAAACACCCACCTACGCTTCACCTCCACCACCTGTGAAGTACGAACAAACATCCACCTACGCTTCACCTCCACCACCAATGCACTACAAGCAAACACCCACCTATGCTTCACCTCCACCACCTGTGAAGTACGAGCAAATACTCACCTATGCTTCACCTCCACCACCAACGTACTACAAGCAAACACCCATTTATGTTTCACCTCCGCCACCTATGAAGTATTAA
- the LOC104085244 gene encoding pentatricopeptide repeat-containing protein At3g49170, chloroplastic, with amino-acid sequence MITLTLPSPAKLIPPSPKNLTSLQIHRRNPNFEALKDRLIRQANVGNLKQAISTLDHISQMGLTPDLTSCTVLLKSCIRTRNFQLGELLHSKLNDLSLEPDTIVLNSLISLYAKMGNWETAKKIFENMGEKRDLVSWSAMISCFAHCGMELEAVVTFFDMVEFGEYPNQFCFSAVIQACCSGVFGWIGLVIFGFVVKTGYFESDICVGCALIDLFAKGFCDLRSAKQVFDRMPERNLVTWTLMITRFSQLGADRDAVGLFLEMVSEGFVPDRFTFSGVLSACAQLGLSLFGRQLHGWVVKSRLSSDVCVGCSLVDMYAKCTMDGSMNDSRKVFDQMADHNVMSWTAIITGYVQSGCYDMEAFELYCRMIEGPVKPNHFTFSSLLKACGNLSNPAIGEQIYNHAVKLGLASVNCVANSLISMYAKSGRMEEARTAFELLFKKNLVSYNIILDGYSKNLNSAEAFELFSQIDSEVGVDAFTFASLLSGAASIGAVGKGEQIHARVLKAGIQSYQSVCNALISMYSRCGNIEAASQVFERMEDRNVISWTSIITGFAKHGFAHRALELFNQMLGASIKPNEITYIAVLSACSHVGLVKEGWKYFDSMSKDHRITPRMEHYACMVDLLSRSGSLEKAVQFIKSLPLNVDALVWRTLLGACQVHGNLQLGKYAAEMILEQEPSDPAAHVLLSNLYASRGEWEEVAKIRKDMKEKRLVKEAGCSWIEAENSVHRFYVGDTNHPRAKEIYEKLDKVALKIREIGYIPNTDLVLHEVEDEQKEQYLFQHSEKIALAFGLISTSNSKSKPIRIFKNLRVCGDCHNAMKFISVAEGREIIVRDSNRFHHIKDGLCSCNDYW; translated from the coding sequence ATGATAACTCTCACTCTTCCCTCTCCCGCCAAACTCATCCCTCCTTCCCCCAAAAACCTCACATCCCTTCAAATTCACAGAAGAAACCCTAATTTCGAAGCTCTGAAGGATCGTTTGATTCGACAAGCCAATGTTGGAAACCTCAAGCAAGCAATCTCGACCCTTGATCACATTTCCCAAATGGGTCTTACCCCTGACCTCACCTCCTGTACAGTTCTTCTCAAATCTTGCATCAGAACTCGAAATTTCCAGCTCGGTGAACTTCTACACTCTAAACTCAATGACTTATCACTCGAACCGGACACAATTGTTCTTAACTCGTTGATAAGTTTATATGCTAAAATGGGTAATTGGGAAACTGCTAAAAAGATTTTCGAGAACATGGGGGAGAAGAGAGATTTAGTCTCTTGGAGTGCCATGATATCTTGTTTCGCGCATTGTGGTATGGAGTTAGAAGCTGTGGTTACTTTCTTTGATATGGTGGAGTTTGGGGAGTACCCGAATCAGTTCTGCTTCTCTGCAGTGATTCAGGCGTGTTGTAGCGGAGTGTTTGGGTGGATTGGGTTGGTGATATTTGGGTTTGTGGTTAAAACTGGGTATTTTGAGTCTGATATTTGTGTTGGTTGTGCACTGATTGATTTGTTTGCCAAAGGGTTTTGTGACTTGAGGTCAGCTAAGCAAGTGTTTGATAGAATGCCTGAGAGGAATCTTGTCACGTGGACTTTGATGATTACTAGATTTTCTCAACTTGGTGCTGACAGGGATGCTGTTGGGCTGTTCTTGGAAATGGTTTCTGAAGGATTTGTTCCTGATAGGTTTACGTTTAGTGGTGTTTTATCGGCTTGTGCTCAGCTGGGATTGTCTTTGTTTGGGAGACAATTGCATGGTTGGGTGGTTAAGTCTAGGTTGTCTTCCGATGTTTGTGTTGGGTGCAGTTTGGTGGACATGTATGCAAAGTGTACAATGGATGGCTCTATGAATGATTCAAGAAAGGTTTTTGATCAGATGGCTGATCATAATGTCATGTCTTGGACTGCTATTATTACAGGATATGTGCAAAGCGGATGCTATGATATGGAGGCCTTTGAGTTGTACTGTAGAATGATAGAAGGTCCAGTTAAACCGAACCATTTTACATTTTCTAGTCTTTTAAAGGCATGTGGAAATCTTTCAAATCCTGCTATAGGCGAACAGATCTATAATCATGCAGTGAAATTGGGTCTTGCATCTGTGAACTGTGTAGCGAATTCGCTAATTAGCATGTATGCCAAGTCTGGTAGGATGGAAGAAGCCCGAACAGCTTTTGAACTTCTGTTTAAGAAGAATTTGGTATCTTATAACATAATACTTGATGGATATTCAAAGAATCTGAATTCCGCAGAAGCTTTTGAACTTTTCAGCCAGATAGACTCTGAAGTTGGGGTTGATGCTTTCACGTTTGCTAGTTTGTTGAGTGGAGCTGCAAGTATAGGTGCAGTTGGAAAGGGAGAGCAAATCCATGCTCGGGTCTTGAAAGCAGGGATCCAGTCCTACCAATCTGTCTGCAATGCTTTGATATCTATGTATTCTAGATGCGGTAACATAGAGGCTGCTTCTCAAGTTTTTGAAAGAATGGAAGATAGAAATGTAATATCTTGGACTTCAATTATAACAGGTTTTGCAAAACATGGTTTTGCCCATAGAGCTTTGGAATTGTTCAATCAAATGCTTGGGGCTAGTATAAAACCAAACGAGATCACGTACATTGCTGTTTTATCAGCTTGTAGCCATGTTGGTTTAGTTAAGGAGGGATGGAAATATTTTGATTCAATGTCCAAAGATCACAGGATAACACCTAGGATGGAACATTATGCATGCATGGTTGATTTGTTAAGCCGATCAGGCTCTCTGGAAAAGGCTGTTCAGTTTATTAAATCACTGCCCTTGAATGTCGATGCTCTTGTTTGGCGCACCTTGCTTGGGGCATGCCAGGTGCATGGCAATTTACAACTGGGGAAGTACGCTGCAGAAATGATTCTTGAACAGGAGCCAAGTGATCCAGCAGCACACGTCTTACTATCTAACTTGTATGCTTCGAGGGGTGAATGGGAGGAGGTAGCAAAGATCagaaaagacatgaaagaaaagAGATTGGTGAAGGAAGCTGGATGTAGTTGGATAGAAGCTGAAAATAGTGTCCACAGGTTTTATGTAGGCGACACAAATCATCCCAGAGCGAAGGAGATATATGAAAAATTAGATAAGGTAGCACTTAAAATAAGGGAGATTGGCTATATACCCAACACAGACTTGGTGCTTCACGAGGTGGAGGATGAACAAAAGGAGCAATATCTTTTCCAGCACAGTGAGAAAATTGCTTTGGCGTTTGGTCTTATTAGCACATCCAACTCCAAGTCAAAGCCCATCAGAATATTCAAAAATCTTCGAGTATGTGGAGATTGCCATAATGCAATGAAGTTTATATCGGTAGCGGAGGGAAGAGAGATAATTGTTAGAGATTCTAATCGTTTTCACCATATTAAAGATGGACTCTGCTCCTGCAATGACTATTGGTGA